From a single Miscanthus floridulus cultivar M001 chromosome 8, ASM1932011v1, whole genome shotgun sequence genomic region:
- the LOC136473231 gene encoding auxin-responsive protein SAUR76-like, with protein MAKGGLGKLRCMIRRWNSSSRIARTSPPAIHDDGAIVSGGGGASSFHGADEVPKGLHPVYVGKSRRRYLIAEELVGHPLFQTLVDRTGGSGGANGGAAGTATVVGCEVVLFEHLLWMLENADPQPESLDELVDYYAC; from the coding sequence ATGGCGAAGGGCGGGCTGGGCAAGCTGCGGTGCATGATCAGGAGGTGGAACTCGTCCAGCCGCATCGCCCGCACGTCACCACCGGCCATCCACGACGACGGTGCCATcgtctccggcggcggcggcgcgtcgtCGTTCCACGGCGCGGACGAGGTGCCCAAGGGCCTGCACCCGGTCTACGTCGGCAAGTCGCGGCGCCGGTACCTCATCGCCGAGGAGCTCGTGGGCCACCCGCTGTTCCAGACCCTCGTCGACCgcaccggcggcagcggcggcgccaaCGGGGGAGCGGCGGGTACCGCTACCGTCGTCGGCTGCGAGGTCGTGCTGTTCGAGCACCTGTTGTGGATGCTGGAGAACGCGGACCCGCAGCCGGAGTCCCTCGACGAGCTCGTCGACTACTACGCGTGCTGA